One genomic region from Streptomyces sp. NBC_01304 encodes:
- a CDS encoding PH domain-containing protein — METGMQGMTGDGGPKAEPPGAAPGTEAAKALEPVWTGLPQAMLTMRRLLLVVWLGPLAVGLALLLWLTAGPVWAAFALIPAGLLVWGWPMLGRNWRSWRYAERADDLLIQRGVLWREETVVPYGRMQLVEVESGPLQRKFGLASLQLHTAAAATDATIPGLDPAEAERLRDRLTELGEARSAGL; from the coding sequence ATGGAAACGGGGATGCAGGGGATGACGGGCGACGGCGGCCCGAAGGCCGAACCGCCGGGTGCCGCCCCGGGGACAGAGGCCGCGAAGGCGCTGGAACCGGTGTGGACCGGGCTGCCGCAGGCGATGCTGACGATGCGCAGGCTGCTGCTCGTGGTGTGGCTCGGTCCGCTCGCGGTCGGGCTCGCGCTGCTGCTCTGGCTGACCGCGGGGCCGGTGTGGGCGGCGTTCGCGCTGATTCCGGCCGGGCTTCTGGTGTGGGGCTGGCCGATGCTGGGACGCAACTGGCGGTCGTGGCGGTATGCCGAGCGGGCCGACGACCTGCTGATCCAGCGCGGGGTGCTGTGGCGCGAGGAGACGGTGGTGCCGTACGGCCGGATGCAGCTGGTCGAGGTGGAATCGGGGCCGCTGCAGCGGAAGTTCGGGCTCGCGAGCCTGCAGCTGCACACGGCGGCCGCGGCGACCGACGCGACGATCCCCGGGCTCGACCCGGCGGAGGCCGAGCGACTGCGGGACCGGCTGACGGAGCTGGGCGAGGCACGATCGGCGGGGCTGTGA
- a CDS encoding NADH-quinone oxidoreductase subunit D — protein sequence MSTQTGPNTVTETERETTTVGIGGAAESTDMVLNIGPQHPSTHGVLRLRIVLDGERIQHAEPVIGYMHRGAEKLFEARDYRQIVMLANRHDWLSAFSNELGVVMGVERMLGMEVPERAVWTRTLLAELNRTLNHLMFLGSYPLELGGITPVFHAFREREELQAVMEEVSGGRMHYMFNRVGGLKEDLPLGWTTRVRAAIASVRSRMDVYDRLVLGNEIFRGRTRNVGVLSPEAVHAYGVSGPIARASGVDFDLRRDEPYLAYGELQDTLKVVTRQEGDCLARFEVLLEQTHNALDLADACLDRIADLPPGPINQRLPKVLKAPEGHTYAWTENPLGINGYYLVSKGEKTPYRLKLRSASYNNIQALAVLLPGTLVADMVAILGSLFFVVGDIDK from the coding sequence ATGAGTACCCAGACGGGTCCCAACACGGTGACCGAGACGGAGCGCGAGACGACGACGGTCGGCATCGGCGGCGCCGCGGAGAGCACCGACATGGTGCTCAACATCGGCCCCCAGCACCCGTCCACGCACGGCGTGCTGCGCCTGCGCATCGTCCTCGACGGCGAGCGCATCCAGCACGCGGAGCCGGTCATCGGCTATATGCACCGCGGCGCCGAGAAGCTCTTCGAGGCGCGCGACTACCGGCAGATCGTCATGCTGGCCAACCGGCACGACTGGCTCTCCGCGTTCTCGAACGAGCTCGGTGTGGTCATGGGCGTGGAGCGGATGCTCGGCATGGAGGTCCCCGAGCGCGCCGTGTGGACGCGCACGCTGCTCGCCGAGCTCAACCGCACGCTCAACCACCTGATGTTCCTGGGTTCGTACCCGCTCGAACTGGGCGGAATCACCCCGGTGTTCCACGCCTTCCGTGAGCGCGAGGAACTCCAGGCCGTCATGGAGGAAGTCTCCGGCGGCCGCATGCACTACATGTTCAACCGCGTCGGCGGCCTCAAGGAGGACCTGCCGCTCGGCTGGACCACGCGCGTGCGCGCCGCGATCGCCTCGGTGCGTTCGCGGATGGACGTGTACGACCGTCTCGTGCTCGGCAACGAGATCTTCCGCGGCCGTACCCGGAACGTCGGCGTGCTGTCCCCGGAGGCGGTGCACGCGTACGGCGTGAGCGGTCCGATCGCCCGTGCCTCGGGCGTCGACTTCGACCTGCGCCGCGACGAGCCGTACCTGGCCTACGGCGAACTGCAGGACACGCTCAAGGTGGTGACCCGCCAGGAGGGCGACTGCCTGGCCCGCTTCGAGGTGCTCCTGGAGCAGACCCACAACGCCCTCGACCTCGCCGACGCCTGCCTCGACCGCATCGCCGACCTGCCGCCGGGCCCGATCAACCAGCGCCTCCCGAAGGTCCTCAAGGCTCCCGAGGGCCATACGTACGCCTGGACCGAGAATCCCCTCGGCATCAACGGCTACTACCTCGTCAGCAAGGGCGAGAAGACCCCGTACCGGCTGAAGCTGCGCTCGGCGTCGTACAACAACATCCAGGCGCTCGCGGTGCTGCTGCCGGGGACGCTGGTCGCGGACATGGTGGCGATTCTCGGGTCACTGTTCTTCGTGGTCGGGGACATCGACAAGTAG